A single Candidatus Dadabacteria bacterium DNA region contains:
- a CDS encoding 50S ribosomal protein L17 — protein sequence MRHRKSGRKLGVTTKHRKAMFRNMATDLLRNGRINTTDTRAKEIRRVVEKLVTLGKNGSLHARRKALGYIRDRAVVEKLFSELAQRYMERPGGYTRIVKLGYRRGDNAPISLVELVTEEYKAKRKRRKAKPKAETKSAPKKSSKKKSAEELGLVEQQETAEGQVDEQGEAEMTEAESQEPKEQAGSSEKTED from the coding sequence ATGAGACACAGAAAATCGGGAAGAAAACTGGGAGTTACTACAAAACACAGAAAGGCCATGTTCCGCAACATGGCTACAGACCTTTTGCGTAACGGCAGGATAAATACAACTGACACAAGGGCCAAAGAAATAAGAAGGGTTGTGGAGAAGCTCGTAACTTTGGGCAAAAACGGTAGTCTTCACGCGAGAAGAAAAGCTCTGGGATATATAAGGGATCGTGCAGTTGTGGAAAAACTTTTCTCCGAGCTTGCCCAGAGGTATATGGAGCGTCCCGGTGGCTATACGAGGATTGTGAAGCTTGGTTACAGAAGGGGAGATAATGCCCCCATTTCTCTTGTTGAACTCGTGACCGAGGAGTACAAGGCCAAGAGAAAAAGACGGAAGGCAAAACCCAAGGCCGAAACCAAGAGCGCGCCGAAGAAAAGTTCGAAGAAGAAATCCGCAGAAGAACTTGGTCTGGTTGAGCAACAAGAAACCGCCGAGGGACAGGTGGACGAACAGGGTGAAGCCGAGATGACAGAAGCGGAATCCCAAGAACCCAAAGAGCAAGCCGGTTCTTCCGAAAAGACTGAGGATTAA
- a CDS encoding LLM class flavin-dependent oxidoreductase has product MKRVGFILDARSIEELKDLAVAAEKANFHSVWATELYRTPFQQLSAIAPVTSEIKLGTAVALAFVRSPLVTSITSLDLDEISSGRLILGLGTGAKRTNENFHGVFYGDRPVARIRECVGLIREILSEAHTDNDIVFEGQFYRVNTRGYKRAFEPIRQNIPIFVAGIGSNMVGAAAEIADGYMGHVVCSLEYIKRVVSPSLEERLEKRRKNGDFTKCSIITCAVSHDWERAREAARATIAFYATVKAYDPPFRLHSFTDEVKGIRDAFRRKDIRAMIKGVSDEMVEAFAVVGDAEHCRERVEEYRKYVDLPVLSAPHYFLDFREVREYQERLIEAFAS; this is encoded by the coding sequence ATGAAAAGAGTCGGGTTTATACTTGATGCAAGATCAATTGAAGAACTCAAGGATCTAGCTGTTGCTGCGGAGAAAGCGAATTTCCACTCCGTCTGGGCTACGGAACTTTACAGGACTCCTTTTCAGCAGCTCTCTGCAATTGCTCCAGTCACCTCTGAAATAAAGCTCGGCACCGCAGTTGCTCTTGCCTTTGTGAGAAGCCCGCTGGTTACTTCCATTACTTCTCTTGATCTTGACGAAATTAGTTCGGGGAGGTTGATACTGGGTCTTGGTACCGGGGCAAAGAGAACGAACGAGAATTTCCACGGCGTTTTCTATGGAGACAGGCCGGTTGCGAGGATAAGGGAATGCGTTGGGTTAATAAGGGAAATTCTGTCCGAGGCTCATACAGACAATGATATTGTTTTCGAAGGGCAGTTCTACAGAGTAAACACAAGGGGTTACAAAAGGGCTTTTGAACCTATCAGACAAAACATACCTATATTCGTGGCCGGTATAGGAAGCAACATGGTTGGTGCTGCTGCCGAAATCGCGGACGGTTACATGGGACATGTAGTCTGTTCGCTTGAATATATAAAAAGGGTAGTTTCACCTTCGCTTGAAGAAAGGCTTGAAAAACGTAGAAAAAACGGAGATTTTACGAAATGCTCGATTATTACCTGTGCCGTTTCCCATGACTGGGAGAGGGCGAGAGAAGCCGCTCGGGCGACCATAGCCTTTTACGCTACGGTAAAAGCCTATGATCCTCCTTTCAGGCTTCACAGTTTTACGGATGAGGTCAAAGGGATAAGGGATGCTTTTCGTAGAAAAGATATCCGTGCGATGATAAAAGGTGTCAGTGATGAAATGGTTGAAGCGTTTGCTGTTGTGGGGGATGCGGAACATTGCAGGGAGAGAGTGGAGGAGTACAGGAAATATGTAGACCTTCCTGTACTCAGTGCCCCTCATTATTTTCTTGATTTCAGGGAGGTAAGGGAGTACCAGGAGCGATTGATCGAGGCTTTTGCCTCGTGA
- a CDS encoding TIGR01777 family protein, whose protein sequence is MKILVSGSTGTVGTHLLNSIPSDSYEVWRLVRSQVEGENLIFWNPKEGYVEDPSLLEGFDAVIHLSGENIVCRWTEEKKNSIRQSRVHSTRYLVSLFSALQHPPKTLICASAIGYYGDRGEERLTECSVAGSGFLPDVCCEWENEAQRASDLGVRVINLRLGVVLSPEGGILSSLLPLFKMGLGGVIGSGDQYLSWISIEDLSRIIIYLLERGEVNGPVNAVSPNPVTNRQFTATLASVLRRPAWFSTPAFAVRLLFGEMGRSTMLAGCQVFPEKLLSSGYEFLHEDLGYALEDVVLR, encoded by the coding sequence ATGAAAATACTTGTTTCGGGATCGACTGGAACCGTGGGAACCCATCTTCTTAATTCCATTCCCTCGGATTCCTATGAAGTATGGCGTCTTGTAAGGTCGCAGGTGGAAGGAGAGAATCTGATTTTCTGGAATCCAAAGGAGGGCTATGTCGAAGATCCATCTTTGCTTGAGGGTTTTGACGCTGTTATTCATCTCTCAGGGGAGAATATAGTGTGCAGATGGACTGAAGAGAAAAAGAATTCGATACGGCAGAGCAGGGTGCACAGTACCCGCTATTTGGTGAGTCTTTTCTCTGCGCTTCAACATCCTCCCAAAACCCTTATCTGTGCTTCGGCAATCGGTTACTATGGGGACAGGGGGGAAGAAAGACTTACTGAGTGTTCCGTGGCTGGCTCTGGGTTTCTTCCTGATGTTTGCTGCGAATGGGAGAATGAGGCTCAAAGGGCCTCTGATCTTGGCGTAAGGGTCATAAACCTGCGTTTAGGCGTCGTACTAAGTCCCGAAGGAGGCATATTAAGTTCTTTGCTGCCTCTTTTTAAAATGGGTCTTGGGGGAGTTATTGGAAGTGGCGATCAGTACTTAAGCTGGATATCGATAGAAGATCTCTCGCGGATAATTATTTATCTGCTGGAGCGGGGAGAAGTAAACGGTCCCGTTAATGCGGTATCTCCAAATCCGGTGACTAACAGGCAGTTTACCGCCACGCTTGCGTCAGTTCTACGAAGACCCGCATGGTTTTCAACTCCCGCATTTGCCGTAAGGCTTTTGTTCGGAGAGATGGGCCGCTCCACAATGCTTGCCGGCTGCCAGGTTTTTCCTGAGAAACTTCTTTCCTCCGGTTACGAGTTCTTGCACGAAGATCTGGGTTACGCACTTGAGGATGTTGTTCTGAGATAA
- the pdxH gene encoding pyridoxamine 5'-phosphate oxidase → MSKKNKFHSRQYLRLKLERKDLDENPFVQFDLWYGEVLKAEIDFPNAFILSTVCADGVPSSRVVLLKGYDERGFSFYSNSLSRKGRDIAENPVASLCFWWSEFERQVKIDGEVSLLPEREADEYFTSRPRQSRIGACVSKQSEVVASRQLLEEQYDQFRSERKGKSIARPELWKGYVVSPVRFEFWQGRKNRLHDRFRYIPSSDGGWSIDRLYP, encoded by the coding sequence ATGTCGAAGAAAAATAAGTTCCATTCACGCCAGTACCTGAGATTGAAACTTGAAAGAAAAGATCTTGACGAAAACCCGTTTGTTCAGTTTGACCTCTGGTATGGCGAGGTTCTTAAAGCGGAAATCGATTTTCCAAACGCTTTTATTCTTTCTACGGTATGTGCGGATGGCGTTCCGTCCTCAAGAGTGGTGCTTCTCAAGGGTTATGACGAAAGGGGTTTTTCCTTCTATTCAAATTCTCTTAGTCGTAAGGGACGAGATATAGCTGAGAATCCGGTCGCTTCGCTTTGCTTTTGGTGGTCTGAATTTGAAAGGCAGGTGAAGATAGACGGCGAAGTCTCACTTCTGCCAGAACGGGAAGCCGATGAATATTTTACGTCTAGACCTCGCCAAAGCCGGATAGGGGCATGTGTTTCGAAGCAGAGCGAGGTTGTTGCAAGCAGGCAACTGCTTGAGGAGCAATACGACCAGTTCCGGTCTGAACGGAAAGGAAAAAGTATAGCGCGGCCTGAGCTCTGGAAAGGATACGTAGTGAGTCCAGTGCGCTTTGAGTTCTGGCAGGGAAGAAAGAACAGGCTTCACGATCGTTTCAGATATATTCCTTCCTCAGATGGTGGCTGGAGTATAGACAGGCTTTACCCATAG
- the ubiE gene encoding bifunctional demethylmenaquinone methyltransferase/2-methoxy-6-polyprenyl-1,4-benzoquinol methylase UbiE: MPETRKIFDEVASHYDWLNTLFSLGIHKLWRKKLAEELRDVEYNLDIATGTAEVAIEIAKKHPATKTVGIDPSMNMLRIAKKKIKDLDLRGKIALVSAAAENLPFAEKQFNSVTIAFGIRNTVDYELSLREMRRVLRENGKLLILEFAIPKNPVFKPIYMFYFRVLMPLVGSIYGRGKEYRYLAESAAAFPQRKNFISHLENAGFRDCQYSELTMGVVALYRATR, translated from the coding sequence ATGCCTGAAACAAGGAAAATTTTCGATGAAGTGGCGAGTCACTACGACTGGCTAAATACTCTGTTCAGCCTTGGAATTCACAAACTTTGGAGAAAGAAGCTCGCAGAAGAGTTGCGCGATGTCGAGTACAACCTGGACATAGCAACCGGGACGGCAGAAGTTGCGATTGAAATCGCAAAAAAACACCCCGCAACCAAAACGGTCGGGATTGATCCCAGCATGAACATGCTCCGGATAGCAAAAAAGAAAATTAAGGACCTCGATTTAAGGGGCAAAATAGCTCTTGTATCGGCCGCGGCTGAAAATCTCCCTTTTGCGGAAAAACAGTTTAACTCCGTCACCATAGCATTCGGTATAAGAAACACAGTAGATTACGAACTTTCCCTGAGAGAGATGAGAAGGGTCCTAAGGGAAAACGGAAAACTCCTCATACTTGAATTTGCGATTCCGAAAAATCCCGTTTTCAAACCCATATACATGTTTTACTTCAGAGTCTTGATGCCTCTTGTCGGAAGCATTTACGGCAGGGGCAAGGAATACAGATATCTTGCTGAATCCGCCGCCGCGTTTCCTCAAAGAAAGAATTTCATAAGCCATCTTGAAAACGCGGGGTTTCGGGATTGCCAATACTCAGAACTCACTATGGGAGTAGTAGCGCTCTATCGCGCAACCAGATAA
- the metF gene encoding methylenetetrahydrofolate reductase [NAD(P)H] encodes MNFSEYKNKKKDTPLISFEVFPPKDDPEFEKLKDTLARLAELSPAIITVTHGAMGKGRKRTAEVASYVKNVIGMESACHLTCIGYSEKEIDLMLEQIEQEKIRNIVALRGDIPKENGEKLLSEGAFQHANQLVEHIRKYEKEKTQRFSIAVAGYPEKHIESPSFEEDISNLKKKVDAGADIIITQLFFDNRYYFDYVDRVRAAGIDLPVIPGLMPVLSSKQVIRISSLCGTEIPEALRKKLEDAGDDNRKAVEVGIAQCRDQVRELIAEKVPGIHFYVLNRTSHIEKILESV; translated from the coding sequence GTGAATTTTTCTGAATACAAGAACAAAAAAAAAGATACTCCTCTTATATCTTTTGAGGTTTTTCCTCCGAAAGACGACCCTGAATTCGAAAAACTCAAAGATACCCTTGCGAGACTCGCCGAACTTTCGCCCGCCATAATAACGGTAACACACGGTGCCATGGGAAAGGGACGCAAAAGAACGGCTGAAGTTGCCTCCTACGTAAAAAACGTTATAGGGATGGAGAGCGCCTGTCACCTGACCTGCATAGGGTATTCCGAAAAGGAAATAGACCTGATGCTCGAGCAGATTGAACAGGAGAAAATACGCAACATAGTGGCCCTCAGGGGAGATATTCCGAAGGAAAATGGCGAGAAACTGCTGTCCGAGGGAGCTTTCCAGCACGCAAATCAGCTCGTGGAACACATAAGAAAATACGAAAAGGAAAAAACCCAGCGGTTTTCCATAGCAGTAGCCGGTTATCCGGAAAAACATATCGAATCCCCAAGTTTTGAGGAGGACATATCCAATCTCAAAAAAAAGGTGGATGCCGGAGCCGATATCATAATTACCCAGCTCTTTTTCGATAACCGTTACTATTTTGATTATGTCGACAGAGTAAGGGCAGCAGGAATAGACCTTCCCGTAATCCCGGGTCTTATGCCCGTGCTCTCATCGAAACAGGTGATAAGAATATCGTCTCTTTGCGGAACGGAGATACCTGAAGCCCTTAGAAAGAAACTGGAAGATGCAGGAGACGATAACCGCAAGGCGGTGGAAGTGGGAATCGCACAGTGCAGAGACCAGGTAAGGGAACTTATCGCCGAAAAAGTACCTGGAATTCATTTCTATGTTCTCAACAGAACCTCCCACATAGAAAAGATTCTGGAATCCGTCTGA
- a CDS encoding SRPBCC family protein → MKIYTLKRTEFLPVSIETAWDFFSNPNNLPKITPSGLNLRIKSEAEEEIYPGMIITYTVMPIPFFTSTWTTEITQVDPPHYFVDEQRFGPYKFWHHKHFFARAGEQTQVRDLVHYSLPFDPIGRLANSLLVSRKLDSIFNYRSACFRKLFGNREE, encoded by the coding sequence ATGAAGATATATACCCTCAAGAGAACGGAATTCCTGCCGGTTTCGATTGAAACAGCCTGGGATTTTTTCTCCAATCCGAACAATCTTCCCAAGATAACCCCCTCGGGACTCAACCTGCGGATAAAGTCTGAGGCAGAAGAAGAAATATATCCCGGCATGATAATCACTTACACCGTAATGCCCATTCCTTTTTTCACAAGCACCTGGACAACGGAAATAACTCAGGTTGATCCACCGCACTACTTCGTTGACGAGCAGCGATTCGGACCCTACAAGTTCTGGCACCACAAGCATTTTTTTGCACGGGCCGGGGAGCAGACGCAGGTCCGAGACCTCGTTCACTACTCCCTGCCGTTTGACCCGATCGGAAGATTGGCAAATTCGCTTCTGGTAAGCAGGAAACTGGATTCCATCTTCAATTACAGAAGCGCTTGCTTTAGAAAATTGTTTGGAAATCGAGAGGAATAG
- a CDS encoding MFS transporter, with the protein MKLNRNELRGVVVIGTVISLRLLGIFLIIPVFSIYATNYEGATLSSAGVAFGIYALTQSLLQIPFGMASDRFGRKPVIVSGLLIFCLGSILCGFADNIWELIATRALQGSGAIGAVAIASLGDSTRNEVRAQSFMLTGMIIGTAFIISLIIGPVLAGKFGFESLFFILSALGLMAVFVTVFMFPELPKKKARDRKEILLKLREPEMGKILSSTFITSLCLNLVLFIYPLDWKNIGTSPQDLWSVYLVILAPSALLANAYIRISETRKKLKQATRFGLFFLVAAFLIYLLRASDSTTLYLAGAVFFLGYSIFQSILPAFVTQRVSSENRGVLSGFFNLANFMGACVGGMSAGILYETHQSLPLIFGLLFLIMWSFVGLPGPPLEQAEEE; encoded by the coding sequence ATGAAACTGAACAGAAATGAGCTCCGAGGCGTTGTGGTAATAGGAACGGTCATATCGCTCAGACTGCTGGGCATATTCCTGATAATCCCGGTTTTCAGCATATACGCGACAAACTATGAGGGAGCGACACTGTCATCAGCCGGAGTCGCGTTCGGAATATATGCCCTTACACAGAGCCTGCTGCAGATACCTTTCGGCATGGCGAGCGACAGATTCGGAAGAAAGCCGGTAATAGTGTCGGGACTTCTGATTTTCTGCCTAGGAAGCATCCTCTGCGGGTTCGCGGATAATATCTGGGAACTCATAGCAACTAGGGCGCTTCAGGGAAGCGGCGCAATAGGCGCAGTCGCCATAGCATCTCTCGGGGACTCAACAAGAAACGAGGTAAGGGCTCAGTCCTTTATGCTGACCGGAATGATAATCGGAACAGCGTTTATAATTTCCCTCATAATCGGTCCGGTGCTCGCAGGAAAATTCGGGTTTGAAAGCCTTTTCTTCATCCTCTCAGCCTTGGGATTGATGGCGGTGTTCGTTACTGTTTTCATGTTCCCGGAACTTCCAAAGAAAAAAGCAAGGGACAGAAAAGAAATTCTTCTTAAACTGAGGGAACCGGAAATGGGAAAAATTCTTTCCTCAACCTTCATAACATCTCTCTGCCTTAACCTTGTTTTGTTCATCTACCCTCTAGACTGGAAGAATATCGGCACCAGCCCCCAAGATCTGTGGTCCGTCTACCTGGTAATACTCGCCCCCAGCGCACTTCTGGCTAACGCCTACATCAGAATCTCAGAAACAAGAAAGAAATTGAAACAGGCAACTAGGTTCGGGCTTTTCTTTTTAGTAGCCGCCTTTTTAATCTACCTGCTCCGAGCATCTGACAGTACCACACTCTACCTCGCGGGGGCGGTGTTTTTTCTTGGATACTCCATATTTCAGTCCATACTACCTGCGTTTGTTACGCAAAGAGTCTCCTCGGAGAACAGGGGTGTGCTCTCCGGTTTTTTCAACCTGGCAAACTTCATGGGAGCCTGCGTTGGGGGAATGTCCGCCGGTATACTCTATGAGACACACCAGTCTTTACCCCTGATATTCGGACTTTTGTTCTTGATAATGTGGAGCTTCGTCGGGCTTCCCGGACCGCCGCTGGAGCAAGCAGAGGAAGAATGA